The following proteins are encoded in a genomic region of Streptomyces roseochromogenus subsp. oscitans DS 12.976:
- a CDS encoding ATP-binding protein, whose product MRTAHADDLDSSLMHPQTPRAASSARTAKGRSVSDTMLRNRHRRAVRVLEADDGTPVVTDVLPREPGSVPKARQLVREALVAWELTHLTDAAELIISELSANAVQHTRYPVFRVKVQRCHDGRVRLAVIDKSTAEPVLRPMDDEAEEGRGLALVAAVAHEWGIDPLGWGKRVWADLEVPEPSEQHHRQWQPDEVRMWHTHRAQALYLLVLLAVMGALVILIMHGHQTEGGIR is encoded by the coding sequence ATGCGCACAGCGCACGCCGACGACCTGGATTCGTCCCTCATGCACCCGCAGACCCCTCGGGCTGCTTCAAGCGCGCGCACGGCGAAAGGGCGCTCGGTGAGTGACACCATGCTCAGGAACCGTCATCGTCGTGCAGTTCGGGTGCTGGAGGCGGACGACGGCACGCCGGTGGTCACCGACGTGCTGCCGCGTGAGCCCGGCTCCGTGCCGAAGGCCCGCCAGCTCGTGAGGGAGGCCCTGGTGGCCTGGGAGCTGACGCATCTCACGGACGCGGCCGAGCTGATCATCTCCGAACTGAGCGCCAACGCCGTTCAGCACACTCGGTACCCGGTGTTCCGGGTCAAGGTGCAGCGCTGCCACGACGGCCGCGTACGACTGGCCGTGATCGACAAGAGCACGGCCGAACCGGTGCTGCGCCCCATGGACGACGAGGCTGAAGAAGGCCGGGGTCTGGCCCTGGTTGCCGCAGTCGCCCACGAGTGGGGGATTGACCCTCTGGGGTGGGGCAAACGCGTCTGGGCCGACCTGGAGGTGCCGGAGCCTTCTGAGCAGCACCATCGGCAGTGGCAGCCGGATGAGGTGCGTATGTGGCACACCCACCGTGCCCAGGCTCTCTATCTCCTGGTCCTGCTGGCCGTGATGGGTGCCCTCGTGATCCTCATCATGCACGGCCACCAGACGGAAGGGGGCATCCGGTGA
- a CDS encoding recombinase family protein, with translation MRLQPVPADELDESWLRWRPVEPRFRPTPGGRLTALRRSVFENALAAIKPGRPIKVTTYVFADLGVDTDGTHALLAEHARERGWSVDRERFTDEPTGGSASTRPQFNLAVRRAGSGFVDGVLALGRDSMPSTDEAYEAYLHWLHRHYAFIAFLQPTTGRTQWRQNAGNVTSDHGGRRS, from the coding sequence ATGAGGCTTCAGCCCGTTCCGGCCGACGAACTCGACGAGTCGTGGCTGAGGTGGAGGCCTGTGGAGCCCCGGTTCCGTCCGACCCCTGGTGGCAGGCTGACCGCCTTACGACGCAGCGTCTTCGAGAATGCCCTCGCCGCCATCAAACCCGGCCGTCCCATCAAGGTGACCACCTACGTCTTCGCGGACCTGGGAGTGGACACCGACGGCACGCATGCCCTCCTGGCGGAGCATGCGCGCGAGCGTGGGTGGAGCGTCGATCGAGAGCGCTTCACCGACGAACCGACGGGTGGCTCAGCCTCCACCCGTCCTCAGTTCAACCTTGCGGTCCGCCGTGCCGGGTCGGGCTTCGTCGACGGCGTCCTCGCGCTGGGACGCGATTCCATGCCCAGCACTGACGAGGCCTACGAGGCGTACCTGCATTGGCTGCACCGCCACTACGCCTTCATCGCTTTCCTCCAGCCGACCACAGGGAGAACTCAGTGGCGCCAGAACGCCGGCAACGTCACCAGCGACCACGGAGGGCGCCGCTCATGA